The nucleotide window AAACTTGTGTTCATCAATTCTGAGACTGAACCAACAAAGCTACTTTATGAGAATGTTCCAAACAGGAGGAAAACCATCTTAGTGCCTGCAGTGAATGAGAAAGCTCAGAAAGCATGAATATGGTCATCAGAAACAATGAGCTACAAGAGGCAGATCTCAAGACACTACACTGGTTCTTTCaagtttattattttgtatttaagtGGCTATCTGTGCAAAAAGTCATCACTACACAGAGATTACTGTCAGAAGAGCTCCCATTTAGGGACCTTCTGCTGAAGATACAGTTCCTTGAATAAGTCCTTGCTTGTGCGATACAAAGCTGAATGGTTTCCTGTGGTCTCCAGTGTTGATGTTGCTCTTCTAATCCTAGAGTAAAGAATGAATGGATTAATACTTGGATGCCTTTGTTCAACTGACACGTGACCCTACAGAGAGCAGCTGACAAGCATTCAACAGAACTAACTTGTGCATGAGTGACGCATGGGACAGAAACAAGCCTTCCTTTTAAATAGCAAAATTACATTTAATATGTTTGGAATATTACCTGGTTACATCTGGGCTTAACCATGCATGTTGCTGACAATCAGATAGAAAAGCTCCTAACAGGACTACAAGGAGCTAGGAAAATGATGGAACAGCTAATATAAGGGCTGCACTGCTCACTTAATTGAACCAAATTTGATTTTTTATCTTATTAACAGGAACATAGGGATTGCTATGGCAGATCAGATCAATAATGACCCATCTAGTTTGCTATCCTGTGTACAACAGTAGCCAGTATCAGATTCTTCAGAACAGGCACAAAACCCCTGTAATAGAAAAACCTGCTCACAGGAGAAGTTCTTTCCTAACTCCCATTAGTTAGTGGCTGCCCTTCATTGTTGCCTCTCATCCAAGGGCCTCAAAGGGCTCTATCAAAAGTTATGCCTCGCCTCACGATTGAGGCAAGTAAGAGAGGTACTGTGTATACCAAACCCTTCACCCCTCAACCTCTGAAAGTCGGCAACCTCCAGGATAAAAGCATTACACCCCGACTAGGACAAGACGTGAACAATCAGTCACCCACCCAACAAACCGCAGAGGGAATTTAGGGAGCAGAATGGAGTTAACCAAATCGGAATGGTCAGAACAAGAGGGCTAATGCCCCAACTCTTGTGCAAAGCAGCTAAGGATCTTTAGTTACCGGTGCTGGTTACCTCTGTTTTTACTACTCAGCTGAGCCGGGGCCTCTCCACGAGCCGAGTTCCCCCATCACCCCTGACTTGGGCATTGCTCAGAACTGACCCAGAGGAGAGACGCACCCACGACTGAATCACGAACTCGGAGCTCCCACCCAAGCACGGCTCGGGCCCAAACCCGGCCACGTCGGCAGAATCGGAGTTGTGGTTGAAAAAAAGTCTCGAGAGCTGCTGGTTCCCAGGAAAAGGTCCCGAAGCCAGCGGGAAAGGGGAAGTTCTCCCCGGCCTCTGCTCCCGCCGCGGCTGCGACTCATCTAGAGCCTCAATCTCCGCACCCCGGCGGCGGCAGCGCCAGGGCAGGAGCCGAACCAAGTTCACCCGCGTCCCGCGCTCCCCCGGGCTTCtgcccgcccggccccggcccggcccggccccgctcccggGGTGCGCCGCCGCCGCGCCGAGTCCCACGGCCCCCTCGTCCCCCCAGCTCCGTGCCTCTCGCTCCCCCCGCAGGACCCGCCCGCGAGCCCCGgagcgcccagcccggccccagcacctACCTGAGCGCAGCCACTTCCGGGGCTGGGCCCGCCGATCACATGATACCGACACGTGACCGCCCCCCCTCTACGGATCCCGGGCGGGGACAGCGCGGCGCGCGCCCGGCCCCTCGAGCCGGCCGGGATGGAGCAGGCCGGGCCCTGGCGCTGCGCGGGCCGCTCGAGGCGAGGCCAGGCCCGCGGGCAGCGGGCGAGGccgggggctgaggctgggcacAGCGGGGCGGTGCAGCGGCGGCTCCGGGAGGCCCGGTGAGTGCGGGGCCGCGGCCAGCGCCCGCTCCGAACCCGGGTCATCGGCGGCCCCGACACCTCCTCCCCCCGGGCCAGGCTCCCCCCCGGCCACCTCCCCCCTGCTCGAGGCcgtgcaccccgccccccccccccccgggccatgCAGCCTcccgcccccgcctcccccccgacacctccccccccccccgctcctcccgacacctccccccccgggccaggctccccccccccgacacctCCCCCCTGCTCGGGGCcatgcaccccgcccccccccccgggccatgCAGCCTcccgcccccgcctcccccccgacACCtcaccccccccggctcctcccgaCACCTCCCCCCTGCTCGGGGCcgtgcaccccgccccccccccgggccatgcagcctcccgcctcccccccgacacctcacccccccccgctcctcccgacacctccccccccgggccaggCTCCCCCCCGGCCACCTCCCCCCTGCTCGGGGCcgtgcaccccgcccccccccccgggccatgCAGCCTcccgcccccgcctcccccccgacacctcacccccccccggctcctcccgaCACCTCCCCCCTGCTCGGGGCCGTGCACCCCGCCCCCGGGCCAGGCTCCCCCCGACACCTCCCCCCTGCCATGCatcccttcctctgccccccctcccttgCCACAGGGCCCCAGGACGGGCTCCTTCTCCTCCGCACACTCCCCGCGGAGCGGCCCCCCAGGCATACGGGGGCCCCACCAGCTCAGCCTGACTCTCCATTCACCCCGCCGGTCGCCCCAGACCCATTCCCGTCTGCATGGCCACCCTGCCGCCGGGTGACAGCTgcactttccctctcccccagagaAGAGTTGCTGAGCTCCCCGTTCTGGGCCTGCAGTCAGAGTAAGTAGAACCCGCTGGAGTCGGTCACTGCTGCCTGGCCCGGTTCTCACGCTGCCTGGTGCTGGGTTTGCTGGCCGGGGAGAACCCCCTGCAGCGGGAACTGATGGCTGAagtaggaatggtgtccctagcctctgtcagagggtggagatggatggcaggagagagatcactttaaACCAGGCCcaggctccctccagccccaaaCTCCTGGCCATTCCGTGGAGAATGAGAGATGGCTAGTGTGGGATTGTCCTGCTGGTGACACGGGTCTGAAGCAGGACCAGTTGAAATGACTGCACTTGAGGGCTAGACGTAAGAATGAGTGAGCCCGTGCCTTTCCCCTGCGGTTCTTGTTTGACTCTGGCATCTGTGGGGTCACTTCTGAACTTAGACCACAAGCTCTTCGGACCAGGTTCTATAACTTGCCTCATTTCTGTGAAGCACTTACCATGTTTTGGCTGCCCCATAATAATAAAACATGGACACAACTGAGAAGCCAAAGAGATATCACCTTTATCACAAGCATAAGGTTCAGCTTTGCTCATCTCcacctttttaaaataacatctAAGGGAATAAAAGCATGATAAATGCCCCCCACTGGGGATATACACCATTTGCAAAATATTCTGTTCTAAAGTTCTTGCATGTGGCTCTATTCTGCAACCACTCTTACAGGGCTGTTCAGAGCTGTGCTAACTTACCCACTGACTCAAACTGTTTTGGGTTGGGAAATTATAGAGGTTTTCCCCACTTGCTGCCCGTCCATCGATTTTGTGCCCTACTCCCTGAGACAGCAAATCACATCAATATCCTTTCTACCAGGGAGAACTGGGCTGGTCCCAGCAGTCAGTGAGTGAGGCTTCCTTCTGGAACAGAGTGTGCTGCCTCCTCAGCAAATGTGAGGTTTAAAGATATACATTAGAACCGGAAGTATATAAGCACATCTCATACTTCGGCATTTCTGACGCCTGCCTGACATTCACTTTCTCCAGGAGCCATCCAAGAATCCCTCAGCAAATGCTTAgagcaaggggaaaaaacaccAGGGTCTATGTCAGAAGTCCTGTGTTCATTTGAAAACCTGCAACTTGAACCATCCCATCAGTCAGTTATGAAACCCAGTTCGCCTTCAGGAGAGCCAGCTCACAAAAGCGGTCACCTGCGGTGTGTATGTTATGGCATTGGAAGCTTTTCCTCTTGTGTCATTTCTCGCTACCAACTAGCATTCTTGCTTCTGTTACTGGAGAAGTTACAGGTAAGAACTATACCCTCTGTTTAAATAGAAGTTACAGGGCCAAGTATCCAGCTAACACTTTTTCTTTCTTGCAGATTCCCAAAAGTCAGTGCTACATTTTTGATCCTTTATTTTCCGAATTGGAAATTAGTGTTCTGAATGACCTTGGTGTAACAGTTGTCCTGGAGAATGAGGTAAGGTGGATTAAGGTTAGGATCTCTAAAATGTAAAGTAACAGGTTTATTCGATGAACAGAAAAAAGGAGCACTTCAGAGAAATCAAAGCAGTCCTTCCTACATGTGCGTTTGATGTGGACATATTGCAGGGTTTTTGCCTTTCACTTAATTCTAGTCTGGTCAATTGAAAGTTTCTCCTGTAGCCCTTTTATGGTTCTGACAGAGGGTTTAAGTGTCACATTTTATGTAGCACTTCTGTGAAAGTGGCATGTTTCCCATGGCATCAACTTTTCCCTGGGCGATGGGTTGGAACATTCAACCAGCCAAGAAATCTGCTGGGCTTAAACAATGTTGGGCACTTTTAAATGGCCTTTGAGTGCCATTGAGTGGGCCCTAGTGCTTACAGAACCAGGGAAGCTGATTGAGTAATCTTAAGGAATGCTGTTTATCTGCAGGAGGGAAAACACCACATTCATGAATTCACCATCTTTTATATGATCCACTGTGGAAAGGCTTTGTATAACAATCTGCTCTGGAGTAACTGGTCTGTAGATGCGCTGTCCAAAATGATCATTATTGGGAACAGTTTTAAAGGGATTGAGGAAAGGTAGGTACCCAAAAACGATTAATGTCCTCACATCTAAGGCAGAATTTCATTCACTAACTCTCATTACAGCAGTAATCCTTTATGCTTACCTGCTTCTGTGATATCTTCACAAACACTGGAGGAGCTGTCTTTTCATGCAGAACTTAATCATCAGCGCAAATATCTTCTGCACTTTAAGGTTTTAAGGTTCAATCTATCAACAAAGCTTTGACTTGCTGCCAAGTCTGTGGCCTTTCAAATGAGATCTAGTCAAACTTCCATGCACCCTGCTTTGGGGATTACAACACTGCTGAGGTGAGAGGCTCTTTTCTTTAGAACAGTGACAATTTGGGAGGCCTCTAGCTTCCTGTTCTTGAGACTGGGCAAGGTTCAGTCACCCGAGCAGTGCAGCTCTCAATGTTTCTACATTTCACTTTTCTGCTTGTGGGCAGGCACAGCAGGGAAAGATTAATATATGTATCTGTGATTGAAAACAGAACCAGAAGTGTTGCGTTATAAATCCATTTTAGCCACCAGGCGAGTGTCTACACTGTACCTCCAAACTGACTATTTTGCaagataatataatataaataataatttatggagatatacctatctcatagaactggaagggaccctgaaaggtcatcgagtgaaggcagggggctggactagcaggaccaagtactgattttgccccagatccctaagtggccccctcaaagattgaactcacaaccctgggtttatcaggctgatgctcaaaccactgagctatccctccctcaagATACAAGCAGCATGTCAAGGGCAGATAAAGAAATTGTTTATCCTTGCTATTACATTAGCTCAACCTTCCCGACTGGAGTTGCTAGATGTCTAGATGACTCCTTTACTACTCCTcacattggaaaggttatggGTGAAGATCACCTGTTGGAGAGCAAGACCATGCTCTGGTAAACTTGTGACATGTCACTTTTTAAACATGCAGCCTCTGCCTTTCTCTGTGACTTTGTCCTTTTTCTCCATACTCCTGTAATGTCTGAGCAGACCTCAGAATAACTTGAGTTCATTACAAACCAATATTTAAATGTGTTCAAAATTGCCCCTTGTACAGGCCCAGTTGCTTTTTCTAGTTTTCACATGCACATAGAAATAAGTAGTGAGGTAGACTCCCATCTATCTAAACTAAGCCTGATGCTAAGGGCTTCATCTGTGCTTTCTTTGGAATAGACATTTTATACATTCTGTACAACTTCAGCCTTGTGTGTTAACTAACTTCATTTTGTCTCTTAATACAACAAGCTTCCAAAACACAAATCAACAGTAAAGTCAATTGGTTCCAGTACTAATGTTTGTCTTTGTTTCTAGGTTGTTGGCAAGAATATTAGAGCGAGATTATTTGTACATAGCAAAGGTACAGTTTACTATTTAAGAAACATGAATATATTGTATTGGATAGTCACCTTAGTCTCTAGATATTGATGATAAATTAATGAGAACAGTTACATAATTTTTGTAATAATCCCTTTTGTTGGTTCTTGCATGCcgaagcagtggttttcaacctgtggtggTCCACAGACTGTCTAAGGTTTCCAAAGGGGTTCACACctcaaataaaaaatgtttaggggtccgTAAATGAAAAAGATagaaaaccactgtgctagagcTAAAGGGGTCTGGCAGGAGCCCAGCTCAGCTGTTTAAAGGCTGGATGACACATTGCATGCAAGGTTTTAGCTTGGCTTCCTACAGTTTCTAGTTTACACATATTTTACCAAGATTGATTTTGATTATGGAAACCATGTTCTATTGTATCTTGCATAACTGTGCTGTTCAACCATGTCTAGATTTTAAAAGGGACAGAGGAAGCTGCATTTCCAATTCATCCTCAGTATATGGATATATTTAATGACACCTCCATCCACTGGTTTCCTTTACAAAAACTCAAGGAGCTCCCACCAGAAGCCTGGCAGTTTCAGGAAGAACCAATGTACCCGGAATGTGATGACCTGGAGATTATCAGGAAATAGGACAAATGGAGTTGTTTCATGCTAGGACCAGATTGAAATGGAATCTTTAATTATGCCCTGGAGTTTGTGCCTGTTTTTACAGGGCTACATTCACTTATAGTAAGGGGATGTTAAGCTCACTTACCACAACTATCAATATAACGGGGGCTGGCTAACATATTTAGCCAGAAATCTTGACGGCAGCAGCACTATCTGCAAACAGAGCTTAATGTGACAGGTTTTGCTCAgagatagtgatttttttttaaatctgtaccTTAGCTTACCCTATTTATTATTCACTAAATAAAGTCATACGAGttctttttccattttgctgAACACTTGTATCTTGTGCTTTAAAAAGTGACTGTGTTGAA belongs to Chrysemys picta bellii isolate R12L10 chromosome 15, ASM1138683v2, whole genome shotgun sequence and includes:
- the SRRD gene encoding SRR1-like protein isoform X2, giving the protein MEQAGPWRCAGRSRRGQARGQRARPGAEAGHSGAVQRRLREAREELLSSPFWACSQRAIQESLSKCLEQGEKTPGSMSEVLCSFENLQLEPSHQSVMKPSSPSGEPAHKSGHLRCVCYGIGSFSSCVISRYQLAFLLLLLEKLQIPKSQCYIFDPLFSELEISVLNDLGVTVVLENEEGKHHIHEFTIFYMIHCGKALYNNLLWSNWSVDALSKMIIIGNSFKGIEERLLARILERDYLYIAKILKGTEEAAFPIHPQYMDIFNDTSIHWFPLQKLKELPPEAWQFQEEPMYPECDDLEIIRK
- the SRRD gene encoding SRR1-like protein isoform X1 codes for the protein MHPFLCPPSLATGPQDGLLLLRTLPAERPPRHTGAPPAQPDSPFTPPVAPDPFPSAWPPCRRVTAALSLSPREELLSSPFWACSQRAIQESLSKCLEQGEKTPGSMSEVLCSFENLQLEPSHQSVMKPSSPSGEPAHKSGHLRCVCYGIGSFSSCVISRYQLAFLLLLLEKLQIPKSQCYIFDPLFSELEISVLNDLGVTVVLENEEGKHHIHEFTIFYMIHCGKALYNNLLWSNWSVDALSKMIIIGNSFKGIEERLLARILERDYLYIAKILKGTEEAAFPIHPQYMDIFNDTSIHWFPLQKLKELPPEAWQFQEEPMYPECDDLEIIRK